The Pantoea vagans genome includes a window with the following:
- the rhaS gene encoding HTH-type transcriptional activator RhaS — translation MTVLHSTDFFPEGNYAIAIEPRVPQSAFPEHHHDFHEIVLVEQGSGIHVFNGQPQTLCAGCVCFIRDHDRHLYEQTDNLCLTNVLYRSPAAFRFLSGLQSLLPGEEDGNYSSHWRINNKVMAQALHIVTQMKQQAIWSLERQAHQEQLFLQLLVLLREAGHNDQAQDQEARLHRLLDWLNEHYSEDIVWDALADRFSLSLRTLHRQMKQQTGNTPQRYLNRLRLLQARHLLRHSDMRITDIAYQCGFGDSNHFSTLFRREFGCAPRAERQQMM, via the coding sequence ATGACCGTTTTGCACAGTACAGATTTCTTTCCTGAGGGAAACTACGCGATTGCCATTGAGCCGCGCGTACCGCAGTCGGCCTTCCCCGAACATCATCATGATTTCCATGAAATTGTGCTGGTTGAACAAGGTTCCGGCATCCACGTGTTTAATGGTCAGCCGCAAACCTTATGTGCCGGTTGCGTCTGTTTTATCCGCGATCACGACCGTCATCTGTATGAACAAACGGACAATCTGTGTCTGACCAATGTGCTGTATCGCAGTCCCGCGGCGTTTCGCTTTCTTTCCGGCTTGCAGTCACTGCTGCCGGGAGAAGAGGATGGCAACTACAGTTCGCACTGGCGTATTAACAACAAGGTTATGGCGCAGGCGTTGCACATTGTGACGCAGATGAAGCAGCAAGCGATCTGGTCACTGGAGCGCCAGGCGCACCAGGAGCAACTGTTTTTGCAACTGCTGGTGCTGCTGCGCGAAGCCGGTCACAACGATCAAGCGCAGGATCAGGAAGCACGTCTGCATCGGTTGCTGGACTGGCTCAATGAGCACTACAGTGAAGATATCGTGTGGGATGCGTTGGCCGATCGTTTCTCGCTGTCGTTGCGTACGCTGCATCGTCAGATGAAACAGCAAACGGGTAATACGCCGCAGCGCTATCTCAATCGGTTGCGTCTACTGCAGGCAAGACATCTATTGCGTCATAGTGATATGCGCATTACCGACATCGCTTACCAGTGTGGATTTGGTGATAGCAACCACTTTTCTACCCTGTTCCGGCGAGAATTTGGCTGCGCGCCCCGAGCGGAGCGCCAGCAGATGATGTAA